The following proteins are co-located in the Candidatus Paracaedibacter acanthamoebae genome:
- a CDS encoding DUF6088 family protein: MTALQVVKSHLEPGMVYRRADLDKWSNAIDRHLKQLQQETSLLKVATGMYYCPKESAFGKTPPHDQILIEAFLKDTRFLITTPNAYNALGVGTTQLYNETVVYNHKRHGRFKLGNRYFQFIVKHHFPLELNDVFLLVDLVDNLARLVEDRESILKRVATKVNSMDSQLLREAVQHYGSGRTKKFFVDLFKEESLYYGS; this comes from the coding sequence ATGACTGCGCTTCAAGTAGTTAAATCCCATTTGGAACCGGGCATGGTATATCGTCGAGCTGATCTTGACAAGTGGTCAAATGCTATCGATCGCCATTTAAAACAGCTCCAACAAGAGACGTCGTTACTCAAAGTGGCGACCGGAATGTATTACTGCCCTAAAGAGAGTGCTTTTGGGAAAACTCCCCCTCATGACCAGATCTTGATCGAGGCGTTCTTGAAGGATACTCGTTTTCTAATCACAACACCGAATGCTTACAATGCTTTGGGTGTAGGCACCACACAGCTTTACAATGAGACGGTGGTATACAACCATAAACGCCATGGTCGATTTAAATTAGGCAACCGGTATTTCCAATTTATAGTTAAACATCATTTCCCTTTAGAGTTGAATGATGTGTTTCTACTGGTCGATTTAGTTGATAATTTAGCTAGATTAGTCGAAGACAGAGAAAGCATCCTAAAGAGGGTTGCAACCAAGGTAAATTCTATGGATTCTCAATTGCTCAGGGAAGCTGTGCAGCATTATGGAAGCGGACGGACTAAAAAGTTCTTTGTAGACCTCTTCAAAGAAGAAAGCCTCTATTATGGCAGCTAA
- a CDS encoding recombinase family protein — protein sequence MSPWIYARVSTNKQDLTFQLDALKKAGCQKGFIFVDKASGAKTDRPGLEKCLTILGVHSWKGRNDTLRIIPVSFDDVSYSIFTDAKVSSDPTIAFPRF from the coding sequence ATGTCTCCTTGGATATATGCACGCGTTAGCACAAACAAACAAGATTTAACATTTCAACTTGATGCTCTTAAAAAAGCAGGATGCCAAAAAGGCTTCATTTTTGTCGATAAAGCATCGGGCGCAAAAACAGACCGTCCTGGATTAGAAAAGTGTCTTACAATTTTAGGGGTGCATTCCTGGAAGGGGCGAAATGACACTCTAAGAATTATTCCTGTTTCGTTTGATGATGTCAGCTACAGTATTTTTACTGATGCCAAGGTCTCGAGCGATCCAACGATAGCTTTTCCCAGATTCTAA